A stretch of Gloeocapsopsis sp. IPPAS B-1203 DNA encodes these proteins:
- a CDS encoding TetR/AcrR family transcriptional regulator, whose translation MRLADEEGVESLSMRKLAQKLGVKAMSLYNHVTNKDDILCGIVDIVVSEIEVPSLETDWKTAMRRRAISAHEVLLRHPWATMALMSQMNTGSAMLRYVDATLGCLHKAGFSFEMADRAWNAIDSHIYGFTLQELNFPLATTEYAEVAKNFVSFIPADQYPYLNQLTHHVIEGRYDGIHDFEFGLELILNGLDQFREQV comes from the coding sequence ATGCGCCTAGCTGACGAGGAAGGCGTTGAATCACTCTCTATGCGGAAGCTGGCTCAGAAATTGGGCGTCAAGGCGATGTCACTGTATAATCACGTGACCAATAAGGACGATATCTTATGTGGCATAGTTGATATTGTAGTGAGCGAAATTGAAGTGCCTAGCCTTGAAACTGACTGGAAAACAGCAATGCGGCGACGGGCGATCTCGGCTCACGAAGTGCTGTTGCGTCATCCCTGGGCAACGATGGCGTTAATGTCACAGATGAATACAGGTTCAGCGATGTTGCGCTATGTAGATGCGACGTTGGGCTGTCTACACAAAGCAGGCTTTTCGTTTGAGATGGCAGATCGGGCGTGGAATGCGATCGATAGCCATATTTATGGATTTACGCTTCAGGAACTGAACTTTCCCCTCGCAACGACGGAGTATGCAGAGGTCGCGAAAAACTTTGTTTCATTCATCCCTGCGGATCAGTACCCTTACCTCAATCAGCTGACGCATCACGTCATTGAAGGTCGTTATGACGGTATTCATGACTTTGAGTTCGGACTTGAATTGATCCTCAATGGTCTGGATCAGTTTCGAGAACAGGTTTAA
- a CDS encoding DUF4386 domain-containing protein — protein sequence MNRLQLVRITGILLILFAVLLNVPYYLLAQTFEYDDILRQPTAKVLTSFHAGGTKLILTWFAFALLALLFIPTSVLLHQVLRRKDTPYLAAITLMGVLSALLQSIGLMRWVFVIPILANLYVDPDASTTTRETVTVVYQAVHQYGGVVIGEQLGQFLLAFWTLGVGFVMLKSALFKSWVAWLGIFTVPLWILGQSELLATVMPSMPTWEVTPIGFTIWGVWLFVVGIFLLGATYGKGRRLGLKVG from the coding sequence ATGAACCGTTTACAGCTTGTGCGGATAACAGGTATTTTATTAATTCTTTTTGCAGTTTTGCTGAATGTACCCTACTACTTATTAGCGCAAACTTTTGAGTATGACGATATCTTACGTCAACCGACAGCTAAGGTTTTAACAAGCTTTCATGCAGGTGGTACAAAATTAATCTTAACTTGGTTTGCCTTTGCGCTTTTGGCACTACTGTTTATCCCCACCAGTGTTTTACTACACCAGGTTTTAAGACGAAAAGACACTCCTTATCTTGCTGCTATCACTTTGATGGGAGTGCTTTCAGCACTGTTACAATCGATTGGACTTATGCGCTGGGTGTTTGTGATTCCGATTTTGGCTAACCTATATGTCGATCCCGATGCTAGTACAACAACTCGGGAAACGGTTACAGTCGTCTATCAAGCAGTTCATCAATATGGCGGTGTTGTTATTGGCGAACAACTCGGACAATTTTTGCTTGCTTTTTGGACATTAGGAGTAGGTTTTGTCATGCTTAAGTCTGCGTTGTTCAAATCTTGGGTAGCTTGGCTGGGTATTTTTACAGTACCTTTGTGGATTCTGGGACAAAGTGAGTTGCTAGCAACGGTGATGCCATCAATGCCTACTTGGGAAGTGACACCTATTGGTTTTACAATTTGGGGGGTTTGGTTATTTGTTGTGGGAATATTTTTGCTAGGTGCAACTTATGGTAAAGGTCGGAGGTTGGGGTTAAAGGTTGGTTGA
- a CDS encoding ABC transporter ATP-binding protein — MDLLAASGLVKSFGGIKAVDNAEISVAPGSITGLIGPNGAGKTTLFNLLSNFIRLDQGRVIFDGKPIQDLQTHKIAQQGMVRTFQVARTLSRLSVMDNMLLAAQSQIGENFWQVQLQPYIVKKQERQLQQQAMLLLESVGLAHMAYEYAGALSGGQRKLLEMARALMTKPKLILLDEPAAGVNPTLINQICDRILTWNQEGMTFLIIEHNMDVIMSLCDRVWVLAEGRNLAVGTPSEIQNNPEVLTAYLGQ; from the coding sequence ATGGATTTGCTAGCAGCGAGTGGTTTAGTGAAAAGCTTTGGTGGCATTAAGGCAGTTGACAATGCCGAAATTAGTGTAGCACCAGGTAGTATTACAGGTTTAATTGGTCCTAATGGTGCAGGGAAAACCACTTTATTTAATCTATTGTCAAACTTTATTCGCCTAGATCAAGGTCGCGTGATTTTTGATGGCAAACCGATTCAGGATTTACAGACTCACAAAATTGCGCAACAAGGAATGGTACGGACGTTTCAAGTAGCTCGCACTCTATCACGGTTATCGGTGATGGATAATATGCTACTAGCAGCACAATCCCAAATTGGGGAAAACTTTTGGCAAGTACAGTTGCAACCTTACATAGTTAAGAAACAAGAACGTCAACTGCAACAACAAGCAATGTTGCTTTTAGAATCTGTTGGGCTAGCACATATGGCATATGAGTATGCAGGGGCGCTATCAGGGGGACAGCGAAAGCTACTGGAAATGGCGCGGGCGTTGATGACAAAACCTAAGTTGATTTTACTCGATGAACCTGCTGCGGGCGTCAATCCCACTTTGATTAATCAAATCTGCGATCGCATTCTCACTTGGAATCAGGAAGGTATGACGTTTTTGATTATTGAACACAATATGGACGTCATTATGTCACTGTGCGATCGCGTTTGGGTATTAGCTGAAGGTCGCAATCTTGCTGTTGGTACTCCAAGTGAAATTCAAAACAACCCTGAAGTTTTAACTGCTTATTTGGGACAGTAG
- a CDS encoding cupin domain-containing protein has protein sequence MTSTLQSQQASTMLNSITGDRMTIFCTTQDSDGKSFKAQYVLPPKANGSPLHYHNSITETFEVLSGSLEMELGTKGNIKILQPGEIVCVPAGMPHSFRNSANNEVIFVSEVLPPRQFEQFIRAMYGLANDGRVNQAGMPTNILHLAVIMQKADLVLVAPPLFMLVQKLIIASLARLAYLLGVERSLIKYWSN, from the coding sequence ATGACATCAACACTTCAATCTCAGCAAGCATCCACAATGCTTAATTCTATAACAGGCGATCGCATGACAATCTTTTGTACTACTCAAGATAGTGATGGCAAGTCTTTCAAAGCTCAATACGTTCTTCCACCCAAAGCCAACGGCAGCCCTTTACACTACCACAACTCTATTACTGAAACATTTGAAGTTTTGAGTGGTTCTTTAGAAATGGAATTGGGAACGAAAGGCAATATTAAGATCCTCCAACCTGGAGAAATTGTCTGTGTACCTGCGGGAATGCCACATAGTTTTCGCAATTCTGCAAACAATGAAGTGATATTTGTTTCAGAGGTACTGCCACCACGACAATTTGAGCAGTTTATTCGCGCAATGTACGGTCTTGCCAATGATGGCAGAGTAAATCAAGCAGGAATGCCAACAAATATATTACATCTTGCTGTAATTATGCAAAAAGCCGATCTTGTTCTTGTTGCACCACCGTTATTCATGTTGGTGCAGAAGTTGATTATTGCAAGTTTAGCACGGTTAGCTTACCTGCTGGGAGTAGAGCGATCGCTAATCAAGTATTGGTCAAATTAA
- a CDS encoding AraC family transcriptional regulator codes for MKQAISVLLIRNSIQYAAACGIDPQSLCAAIGIKPSLLEMPDAYVTGEVDQTLWRELVQQTGDQNIGLHIGEKFNLAAIGILGYVLFNCQTFGQVLNKLSRYLCLISQGVEINFTVLQTQVLFEYHVISDWKNYLLEEPRQPIEVNFSALLTAAKTLTGYSLHLHEVWFQYPQPADITEHQRIFQSPILFSQSVNRLIFDAAYLNLPVLSSNSLLLSTFEEHATVMLDTINQKNIYTQQVVREITHCLQGEVPSLEAIARSLAMSVRNLQRELHSEGTSYQQLLDETRKELAMRYLKKQDVMIHDIVFLLGFSEPSAFHRAFKRWTGKTPREYKLNG; via the coding sequence ATGAAACAGGCAATTTCAGTATTGCTCATTCGCAATTCAATTCAGTATGCAGCCGCCTGTGGTATCGATCCCCAAAGTTTATGTGCGGCGATTGGTATCAAGCCAAGTCTTTTAGAAATGCCTGATGCCTATGTTACAGGAGAAGTCGATCAGACATTGTGGCGCGAACTAGTTCAGCAGACTGGCGATCAAAATATTGGTTTACACATTGGTGAGAAATTCAATCTAGCAGCGATCGGTATTTTGGGTTATGTGTTATTCAATTGCCAAACTTTTGGACAAGTCCTTAATAAGCTTTCCCGTTATCTGTGTCTTATCAGTCAAGGAGTTGAGATTAATTTTACTGTTTTGCAAACACAAGTTTTATTTGAATATCATGTCATAAGCGATTGGAAAAACTACCTCCTAGAAGAACCCCGACAACCAATTGAAGTCAACTTTTCAGCATTACTTACAGCAGCTAAAACTCTCACAGGTTACTCTTTACATCTACACGAAGTTTGGTTTCAATATCCTCAGCCCGCAGACATCACTGAACACCAACGAATATTTCAATCGCCTATTTTATTTTCCCAGTCAGTAAATCGCTTAATCTTTGATGCAGCTTACTTAAATTTGCCCGTTTTATCATCTAATTCATTACTTTTATCTACATTTGAGGAACACGCTACAGTGATGCTTGATACTATTAATCAAAAGAATATTTATACTCAACAAGTAGTTCGTGAAATTACTCACTGCTTGCAAGGTGAAGTTCCTTCACTTGAGGCGATCGCCCGTAGCTTAGCAATGAGTGTCCGTAACTTACAACGCGAACTTCACTCAGAAGGTACTTCTTACCAACAACTACTCGACGAAACTCGCAAAGAGTTGGCAATGCGGTATCTCAAAAAACAAGATGTGATGATTCACGATATTGTATTTCTGCTAGGTTTTTCAGAACCGAGTGCATTTCATCGCGCCTTCAAGCGTTGGACAGGAAAAACCCCTAGGGAATATAAATTAAATGGGTAA
- a CDS encoding MBL fold metallo-hydrolase, translating to MNPKQICDSWFATHKISDLLYRINEIHYWEWNRANIWLIKGKTQDLLIDTGLGVASLRQYIASLIDKPLLAIASHVHFDHAGGIHEFDNIAIHTAEAEALRHGDCHAALCNPESGWLLDEHFSQLPYTGFTATQYTFQAAEPTQLLQEGDVIDLGDRAFEILHLPGHSPGCIALYDPFSQEIFSGDIVYDGDLLDQLPGSDISTYIASYERLQHLPVEIVYPGHYHMFGQQRMQELIADYLEAKRQPGCPSKNFSLNTQEIVKQHTHRSGS from the coding sequence GTGAATCCAAAACAAATATGCGATAGTTGGTTTGCAACGCACAAGATTAGCGATCTCCTGTATCGGATTAACGAAATTCACTACTGGGAGTGGAATCGAGCAAATATCTGGTTAATTAAAGGAAAAACGCAAGATTTACTGATTGATACAGGTTTAGGCGTTGCTAGTCTGCGTCAGTATATTGCCAGTTTAATCGATAAACCACTCCTGGCGATCGCTTCCCACGTCCACTTCGATCACGCGGGGGGAATTCATGAATTTGACAATATTGCCATTCATACCGCTGAAGCTGAAGCTTTACGTCATGGAGATTGTCACGCAGCTTTGTGCAATCCTGAATCAGGTTGGCTACTCGACGAACACTTTTCGCAACTTCCTTACACTGGTTTCACTGCGACACAATACACTTTTCAAGCCGCAGAACCAACACAATTACTGCAAGAAGGCGACGTCATTGATTTAGGCGATCGCGCTTTTGAAATTCTACATCTTCCTGGACATTCTCCTGGATGCATTGCCTTGTACGATCCATTTAGCCAAGAAATTTTTTCTGGCGATATAGTTTACGACGGTGACTTACTCGATCAACTTCCTGGTAGCGACATTTCCACCTACATCGCGTCCTACGAACGCTTACAGCATTTACCCGTCGAAATCGTTTACCCTGGACACTATCACATGTTTGGACAACAAAGAATGCAAGAACTCATTGCAGATTATCTTGAAGCCAAACGTCAACCTGGTTGCCCTTCAAAAAATTTTAGTCTCAATACTCAAGAAATCGTTAAGCAACACACGCACAGAAGTGGTAGCTAA
- a CDS encoding iron uptake porin: protein MSKVVRKTASYSVVLINFLLYQIADVAIASEANQANNIVSQSLRSEVTPSEMTQLTSVSQLSDVQPTDWAFQALQSLVERYGCIAGYPDSTYRGNRALTRYEFAAGLNACLDRVNELIAAATSGLSREDLAILQRLQEEFAAELASLRGRVDALEAQTAELEANQFSTTTKLAGEVITYLGDAFGDTAGDINNTTLGYRVRLNFDTSFTGQDRLRTRVQATNLRLFDTGATFGGSQGTREGQDATIVEDFIGFGVTGETRVAPSSIAQSGEVLATQLQYQFPLGDRFRVYLEAGGTDPTFITDPISPFVDTATGAVSNFGQVNPMYFPIGNQAGIGANFLVTPELSLDFGYLGGLDTANNPGEDTGLFNGDYSAFTQLVYNNDRFKVGLFYLNAYSGSFGVDTLAGSNPAKVIVVNDVNNPENNFSNPVVANTYAAQLNFRVFDGFELGGWVGYTAARAVGEIKGDADIWNYAVTLHFPDLFREGNAGGIVVGMQPRLTGTSNAILASAIGLPDGQRSDRDTGLHLEAFYRYQLTDNVSITPGVFWLTAPNHDARNSDVVIGVIRTSFIF, encoded by the coding sequence GTGTCTAAAGTGGTACGTAAAACAGCGAGTTATAGTGTAGTTTTAATTAATTTTTTATTGTATCAAATTGCTGATGTTGCGATCGCCTCAGAAGCTAATCAAGCAAACAACATCGTATCTCAATCACTAAGATCTGAAGTTACGCCATCAGAAATGACACAACTAACGTCGGTTTCGCAACTATCTGACGTACAGCCAACAGATTGGGCGTTTCAAGCTTTACAGTCATTAGTAGAGCGCTATGGTTGCATTGCTGGATATCCTGATAGTACATACCGTGGTAATCGCGCACTCACAAGATATGAATTTGCTGCTGGCTTAAATGCGTGTCTAGATCGCGTTAACGAATTGATCGCCGCAGCAACAAGCGGTTTGAGTCGAGAAGATCTAGCTATTTTGCAAAGATTACAGGAAGAGTTTGCAGCTGAACTTGCTAGCTTACGCGGGAGAGTTGATGCTTTAGAAGCACAAACAGCAGAACTTGAAGCAAATCAATTTTCTACGACAACGAAACTTGCAGGAGAAGTCATTACCTATCTTGGTGATGCCTTTGGTGACACTGCGGGTGACATTAATAATACAACTCTCGGTTATCGCGTTCGCTTGAATTTTGACACGAGTTTTACTGGACAAGATCGCCTGAGAACTCGCGTGCAAGCAACAAATTTAAGACTCTTTGACACTGGGGCTACTTTTGGTGGTAGTCAAGGAACCCGCGAGGGACAAGATGCCACAATTGTAGAAGATTTTATCGGGTTTGGCGTCACAGGTGAAACGCGCGTCGCTCCTAGTAGTATTGCCCAAAGTGGTGAAGTACTTGCGACTCAATTACAGTATCAGTTTCCGCTAGGCGATCGCTTCCGCGTCTACTTAGAAGCAGGTGGTACCGATCCTACTTTTATTACCGATCCGATTAGTCCGTTTGTCGATACTGCAACAGGTGCGGTTTCTAACTTTGGGCAAGTTAACCCCATGTATTTCCCCATCGGAAACCAAGCCGGTATTGGGGCAAATTTTTTAGTCACTCCAGAACTTAGCTTAGATTTTGGTTACTTAGGGGGACTCGATACAGCCAATAACCCTGGTGAAGATACAGGATTGTTCAATGGCGATTATAGTGCGTTTACACAGTTAGTCTACAACAATGATCGCTTCAAAGTCGGTTTATTCTATCTCAATGCTTACTCAGGTAGTTTTGGTGTTGACACGCTTGCAGGTAGTAATCCGGCTAAAGTGATTGTTGTCAATGATGTTAATAATCCAGAAAATAATTTTAGTAATCCAGTCGTTGCTAATACTTATGCTGCACAACTGAATTTCCGAGTTTTTGATGGCTTTGAATTGGGTGGATGGGTAGGTTACACTGCGGCGCGTGCGGTTGGTGAAATCAAAGGCGATGCAGATATCTGGAATTATGCGGTAACGTTGCACTTTCCTGACTTATTCCGCGAAGGAAACGCAGGTGGTATTGTCGTCGGTATGCAACCACGCTTGACAGGGACAAGTAATGCAATTTTAGCCTCAGCAATTGGCTTACCCGATGGACAACGCAGCGATCGCGACACAGGTTTACATCTCGAAGCTTTTTACCGCTATCAGTTGACTGATAATGTCTCTATTACTCCTGGTGTCTTTTGGTTAACCGCACCAAATCATGATGCGCGTAACTCTGATGTTGTTATTGGCGTGATTAGAACCTCGTTTATCTTTTAA